A single genomic interval of Adhaeribacter pallidiroseus harbors:
- a CDS encoding 4Fe-4S binding protein yields the protein MNSLWGGLMLSWHHLRKAGKRRNQSYISDPDYFAQKEGLVTLKYPYEALPVPDNGRYRLHNEMDDCIVCDLCAKICPVNCIEIESIKATEEIGVTSDGTKKRLYAPKFDIDLAKCCYCGLCTTVCPTDCLTMTKVYDFPEIDIKNMIYHFTDLTPEQAREKQALFEKQQAAKGK from the coding sequence GTGAACTCATTGTGGGGCGGGCTCATGCTATCGTGGCATCATCTCCGGAAAGCCGGTAAACGTCGGAACCAATCGTATATTTCCGATCCGGATTATTTTGCTCAAAAAGAAGGATTAGTAACCTTAAAGTATCCTTACGAAGCTCTACCGGTGCCGGATAATGGGCGTTACCGCTTGCACAACGAAATGGATGATTGCATAGTCTGTGATTTGTGCGCCAAAATTTGCCCGGTTAATTGCATCGAAATAGAATCTATCAAAGCCACCGAAGAAATTGGAGTTACCTCCGATGGCACTAAAAAGCGGTTATATGCGCCTAAGTTCGACATTGACCTAGCCAAATGCTGTTATTGCGGCTTGTGTACCACCGTTTGCCCCACCGATTGTTTAACCATGACCAAGGTGTACGATTTTCCGGAAATAGATATTAAAAACATGATTTACCATTTCACGGATCTCACCCCGGAACAAGCCCGGGAAAAGCAGGCCTTATTTGAAAAGCAACAAGCGGCTAAAGGAAAATAG